ATTTGTTCTTGTTATAAACTTGAAACTTAAATAGAAAAGTTGTCTTATTCAATTCCTGTTATTCTAAGTTACCTTGAGTAGAGTGTTCATGGATGTTTAACCGAACCGAAAACATATTATCGAGACTATCGGTTCGTTCATTTCTTGCACCTAAACCTAAACCGAAAAATCAGGTTAACCGGTATTCAGTTAACTGATTTTGTCAATTCGGTTATCTTCGGTTATCTGGTTAACCAATTAACCATTACTAAGtaataaaaatatgttaagattaCTGAGCCCTTTAAAAAAATTcctaaaaaaaaaatgaaatgcaTTGAACAATCCATATAATTTgtttaattatattgttgtttctATTATTGATGAAATTAAGATGAATTATCAAATATATATGGAATATGGAAACCGACTagtacaaaaatatatttttaattaataaataaataatagtcAAATATTTAGTTATTTATGTGTAATGGACTAATGATGATGAaatgcaaatgacaattttaaATTTAATCAATATCAACATATGTATATTTATAACAAATGTTAACAATGACAATTATTAGATTAAAATGAAAAATGTAGATAATATAATGATTATTAAATGAAACTAAAAATTTCTAAGAAATAATTTGATATTAACTTACACCAGGAACATaaacaatattttaaaaaatagaaaataaaatttcgATTTTTCGGTTAACTGTAGCAGAATTGCAGAAACTAGaaagcatgaaccgcaaccaaaCTAGAAAACTTAAGATTTTACCGGTTCGGTTAACCAAACTGGAAAATTAAAAAATGTCATTTTGGTTAACCTGAAAATCGAAGTGTTCGATGAAAAGTTAGTTTTCTTTGCTGCTTGTAAAGGTGGTGTTTGCAATATCACTCTTGTATCGAATGCTAATTAAGTGTAATGGGTGTGTAATAACATATTGATCCCAAGAACTGCTATGCTACGGATTCACTGATTTCTAAAATCTGTTTGTTGATTTCCAATACTTAATACTTATCCTGGAAAAGTAGTTCAAaaaggtaaaatggttatttGCATGATTCAGCACAATCAGCAGATTTTTCAGAGCTTCTGTCAGATTCAGGCATCTATTGGATTGAAATCTTAATCAAACAGACCCTACCAAACAACCCCTTACTCTTTTTTGACTCGTTAAAAACTCAGCATCAGCCAGTCTTAATAATCCAAAACTTAAATCCATGACAAACTCAAACTAAAGTATAGGGAAGTTAAGCAATcatcatacaaaaaaaaaaaaaaaaaaaaaaaacatcttttaACAGATACAACCATTGTCTACTTTGTCTTCAATGACAGGTCAAAGTTTCAATCCAGAATCCCAAATCAACAAAATCCTGCAACCAATAAGACTTTTTGAGTTAACTGGATTCCATACCATTTTCAGCATAGACATGGTATATTTATCTCGCATTCTTTTTTCTTGCTTAATGAACCAGAGGAACTGCTGATATAATAACAGAAGCACACTAATGAAGCAATCACTAAGGTCACAAGACATATGGCAAAACAtcaaaaagaaaactaaaagacCTGATTTGTCAAGGAAAAGCAATGAAGAATGATACCTTTTACTTAGGGTTTCTAAGAACAATGATGACAGAATCGCCTCGGAGAAACATCTTGCTGATAAATCTGTCTTTGTTAACCGGAAGAGCTTTCTTCTTGCCTTTTCCTGTTTTTGGGACCTGACATACATAAACTAAAACAATCAGAAAATGTATACAAATTTGGAACCTGATATTTTATTTTGGAAGAACTAACCTCAGTCCACATCTCTCTAACATTTTCCAGCACCATGTTGCAGTGTCGATCAAATGCCCTAACACGACCTAGAAGCTTCTTATTATTCCTGCAGTTGATAAGAACCTGGATGTGCAACACAAAACAGCAAAAACGTAAATATCAACAAAAGGATGTTGTTAAGAAACTCAGCTCTTAACTATTAGCTTTATGTAGCTAAAAGATACAGGCAGCTAAACATATGTTAACCTGTGTATTGTTTTTGACACTCATCATCAAGACAGAGAGGGGGCCAGTGTTGAACTCCTCTTCCTCGTTTTTCGTCTGCAACAAGTTTTAAAAAGCAAGAAAGTAAATTTTCGTCGGGGAAAACTGAACCATTCGAAATCAGATGCAGAATTTAGAAAAATGGATTCTAACTAAAATCGAATCATTAATTCAAACTGAAAGTACTTACTGGTGCATCTTCTTCCATTGGTCGACTGCAAAATCAACAAAAAGAAAGACTAACTTATTACTCCGAGGTTCGAACACTAAAGCTTAAAATGGAAGCGTGACTAACAGTCTAGGGTTTGCTTAAAAGCCAGTACATATATGTAAGATATAATTAAATCACCTCATGTTTCGATGTAGAGAAGAGACTGAAGCAGCAAATTGTAATCTGAAAACAGGGGCaaagttagggtttagggttatcGATATATAAAACCCTAATGCAATAACTTGTTGTACGAATGGAAAGAGCTAAAGAATTGCAACAAGCACGGAACGGAGATGAAAATCATAGAATAAAAATCGAAAAAACAAAAAAGGCGGAAGAGCTACCTGTTTGGATGCCGAAACAGGTACGCCGGAAAGAGACTACAGTGAGAGTCCGAAGTAGGAAACGGAGACTTCTCGCCTGTATGATATTTATATAAGAGAAATGGGCTTTTTTAACGTTTGactaaattgcaaaaatggtccttgtggttgaaAGAATTGTCAATTTCGTCTAAACAAATTTAGACTATCATTATTGGTCCAAAAAGtttattttgttgcgagtttgatcCACTTCAAACTTGAAAGTGCTTAAAACCTTCTTTCCCTTTTActttactttttatttattttactattttcttgattaaaataataacattatatAAATTTTACACAAATCctttaactgatgggttttagccataagaactttcctatgtgcgcatgcaaaaccctaatgcttggatctaggctttctaattaaacatgctttgaatccaagacttctaatgactatttaggaataagaacaatgataaatcagatctagaatcatacctttgaattccttattgatcttgttgtcttggagcttctagagtcacaattgtcactcctctaatggcttacaaacaccaaatagcaaggaggatgatttgggagagaggagaggggaggaaatcggccagggtttctatgctttagatgaagtgccgatttcccttacccatagggtctatttatacttgtagactccttaagggttacaacctaaaccctaattggataatcttttcttaaggctatccaaatctattccttagataagcaattgacgatttgagctatcctttagcttctagaatccttccaatccatatctatatggatttacattctaaagtttaactatcaaacaattgacagtttataccctcttatttaattaatctctttaagtcaccaaattaattccaattaattctatgacttatattaatcaaataacaatatattattctttatattattctcataatatattaataatatttactctctcttaataaatcatcatatcaagttgctatggtgaaggcaacccaaaaggatcatgcacaaccaggtcaaatacttgcctaatatagttgcagtcttagacactattccaacattaacAACCCGGCCAAACCTTACCCCATATTTAATTATATATCTCTCCTTCTTCCTTTGTTGATGGAAATTTTAACGGTCGCCGTAGTCACCTACTTTGCCGATGATTTTCCCTTCTATATCTTAAAACCCTAATCCAACAGTGTAGGGGCATTTACGTCAACTTTGGCACATTGACATATTAATCCTTTTTTGGTCCCTACTAACATAAAAGCATCTAGGAACATTATATTATAGGTAACAAAGTAAGGATCTAGGAATGGCATTGCTCAAGAAAATCACATACCCTTGCAGGAAAAATAGGATAACATAAAAAACAGAAGACTAAAATTACCCAAATTTCCCCTGTAGCATCCAtatttgtttactctaaactttTAATAATGAAAGTAAGTTGTTATTTCTTGACAACATCAGTTATTGTATCCTTATGTGATAAAATCAAAGGGTGTTTCAGAAGAAACATGTAaatctttttttcttttgaatTAATAACTTTTAGGCATAAAATGTCTTCCATAGTGTTCTTTTACATATGGGGTTAGTTAAACATGCTAGTTTGTTAGTTGAAGGCAATATTAGATTAATTTTACCCTAAATAATCataaatccatatatatatatatatatatatatatatatatatatatatatatatgtagaagtttatttatttttaattatatgtatgtatgttaaTTGTTTTACTTGATTATGTATCCAAACACCAGGTTATTTTCCTTTATCTTTTCCATCAATGTTGTTATTGTCACCACCATGATATGGTTTTGTTTCAGTGCAGGGGCATTATCCATCATGTTTGGCTTGACACAAAtacattttaattttttgttttggttCTCTTTTGCTGCATTGGTCCCTGTTGATGGAAGTCTCATATTTGAATTTTACTGAATTAAAATCAACACCCTTTATGTACTTGCATTTTTTTTGGGATTTCACTATTTAATTTGTTTTAAATTAAAACAATGCAATTGTGATTTGGTTGTTTTATGAAAGTTGGATGTTGTAATTTTTACTTGGACATTTATACCCTTTTAGTCATATATTATTGAGTTTGTTTCTATTGCAAATCATTTGATTactgaattttcaaagtttatgtATTTTTAACTCTATATATGTATGTTAATTGTTTCCTTAGGTTTATTTTTTTAACAGGCTTGGTCCAATGTCAAAATGAAACATGGGTTTATCCCGCTGATATAGATATGCTTAAGAAGGTTAAACCCGATGAGGTTGACATGTTGTTATAGGTAAAAGAATATATATGTGTATACATTctcattttagttttttttcttaCTTTTAACACATTGTGTAATAATACCATTTGTTGTATGTCCACCACATGTTGGATGTAATGCCAATGTGGTTCtaaatgttttttccattttAATGTGTCGATAGTTGTTCTTACTCTACTTTTCGATTGTTTATTCCCACataatctgtgacatccccaatttcacggccagaaaaaaccggtttatttatgctttgttttaaaatcagtgttatcttttaaagaaaacagttgcgtaATTTGTcctaaaaacaaaatatgataaccatttatcaaaacatttctcaaagagaatgtatttttattaaataataaaactgcgggatgtcatgttccgatacagaccaaaagcataaacagtataaaatagaccttacaacaattatttataactactgatctataatacaaaatctctcgtcaagtccaccaacttatactcttgtgccattacctataatgcaaagaaaactgagtgaatcaggcttgggagcctagtgagcatatagggttttcagcccacaataatacatttattattcaatcatcaaacaatcaacccaaatactcatccccatatctcctttatttcttcagggtttaccctaagaaccaattatccttcattcattcattcctaaggatttacctaaggaattggcacgaagtccattgctgccaaagtttatctatcagatactaaatccatagctatcaggcgctaactccacagtcaccaaggtttactcaacaggcacgaagtcacatcgtcaccaaggtttactcaataggcacgaagtcacatcgtcaccaaggtttatcaaataggcacgaagtcgcatcgtcaccaaagcttactcaataggtacgaagtcgcatcgtcaccaaggcttactcaataggcacgaagtcgcatcgtcaccaactaggggtgagcaaacccgaaccaagaaaccgagaaaccgacaaaaaccgacgaaaccgaaaccgaaaaaaccgaaaccgaatcaAAACCGACGGTGTGGGTTTTAAATTTGTAAAAACCGAATTTccgggttcggtttcggttttgcCCCCAGAAACCGACCCAACAACCCGAGAAACCGACCCCTCTTTAAAACCGAGAAACCGACCCAGCAAACCCGCAAACCCGCAAACCCGATGCTTTTTACTGattattttatgtttatatatatatatatatatatatatatatatatatatatatatatatatatatatatatatatattaaaaaaataaaaataaataaaagaagcttaggtgtttttttaattatttaactaattgTTACATTTCTGGAAAATGGGTTCAAACCcaaaacccatgggtttaaacccagaAACCGTAAGtgtatgggttgaacccaagaaaccgagAAACCGCCCAAACCGATATCAGAAACCGAGAAACCGAACCGACCAGAAACCGACCCTATTGGGTTCTGAAAACCAGAAACCGATCATTtacgggttgggttgggttgaggtccAAAACCGACCCAAATCGACCCATGCACAGCCCtatcaccaactatttcatctacccatgttctacccaacatttttgtagatataaatacaaacacagtttaaatcatttgacacctgtcacacccccgaaccagatggcggaaacgtccgagggctcttgtgacttaaattgaataccatcacaatgaatatacatgaatcataacataaatcatCACCATGTATTGAAAtgatacaactgatattgtttacatccagtacattgttttaaacattacaatttcataacataaattgtCTGATAGATATCATAAGCAAAACATCCTGACATTACTTGCTACTTATTCtccggtttacctgttacctgagaatacaagttaattttgaaaaacgtcaacatatgaaatgttagtgagttcataagcaatgttgtggtaaaatgatttggtgtagtttgtaaaacctagaaaatcttatactgaaaagatcattgtttataaaaagtgtgaagatccgtgaatatatgcttgttgattttcaaaacatgtataattgttgaacttctaTAATGGTCgcgcaagtgaaaatgttgaacttcccaggaaaacccgatgttttctcaTTACATAAAACACAATGAATTCCCAATTTGTTATACCGTCACGACGAATGATTTTTGATTTCTCGGGTGGctttggattaattagggtttgtgactCGTTATAATCATGCATTTGGAAAtgcctagtttataactacaggttTCGAACGATCCTTAGAAGCGTCGTCCGtcactactcacttaatccaacaacCATGATTACTTTTGATTAATGCCCTGAATCTGTTTACCTTGATTACTcgtaagcctaacaaacgaggaaAAAGGGACTACGAAGTCCCATCATATTCCGTGAGTTAATTAGGCTGCAGGAATGCGAAAGGCAcgttggcccaactcgcatttgatttcTTGACCTCACTACCAATACTAATGGGCCgttagggcccaatagcacattagagccattgaaagtccttttacatgatatcgggtcataggaggcccaataacacataagcatattccctttgggcctaaagatcatgttaatgggatagcaaggcccaacaagcatgatttgaaacttccaagcccaaaTTTTGTAAGTTTGCTCATCGTAGTTATCGCGTATTTATTTAGATGATTTGGTTTAAcgcttgttgttttgtattgattcgagaccgaatcacttcgtttgtaacgatatttgttgttgagagtgtatttgttttccgtTTCGTCAGTAGTTGTGGATTTTATGTTTTGTATTAATGAATTATTTTGTTTAAAAGTGggatttgaccttttcactacccttcttttataaaaataacacttttggtccttttatatagaagaatttcatttttagtccttaaaaccttttcttgacacttttgtattatttatttgatgaaaacacaattttaacccaaaatttattttgttgacagcttcagcccttccagaatagtgtttctcggttagagccccatttttcacaacttttacagttttggccaaaaatctaaaaactttacatttttggtccttttttatAGTGAAAATCATTTTTGACTCATAAAATGATTTTGTCATGCTAAttaccccctgttttacagaaagtttcatttcagctCCTAAAATTTATCCTttttcgcattttgaggcttattgggcc
The genomic region above belongs to Lactuca sativa cultivar Salinas chromosome 4, Lsat_Salinas_v11, whole genome shotgun sequence and contains:
- the LOC111883104 gene encoding uncharacterized protein LOC111883104, which translates into the protein MSRPMEEDAPTKNEEEEFNTGPLSVLMMSVKNNTQVLINCRNNKKLLGRVRAFDRHCNMVLENVREMWTEVPKTGKGKKKALPVNKDRFISKMFLRGDSVIIVLRNPK